In Triticum aestivum cultivar Chinese Spring chromosome 5B, IWGSC CS RefSeq v2.1, whole genome shotgun sequence, the following proteins share a genomic window:
- the LOC606349 gene encoding dehydration-responsive element-binding protein 1B — translation MDAADAASPCDGHRTVWSEPPKRPAGRTKFKETRHPLYRGVRRRGPAGRWVCEVRVLGMRGSRLWLGTFTTAEMAARAHDAAVLALSGRAACLNFADSAWRMLPVLAGPFSTAKEIKDAVAVAVLAFQRQHRVASMAPLSPARTTDDEKEIDGSPAPSALFMSSELLNEHWFGGMDAGSFYSEGLFMESPDTRPWREDLELCGVETPPWSYLFD, via the coding sequence ATGgacgccgccgacgccgcctccCCGTGTGATGGCCACAGGACGGTGTGGTCGGAGCCGCCGAAGCGGCCGGCCGGCCGGACCAAGTTCAAGGAGACGCGCCACCCGCTGTACCGCGGCGTGCGGCGACGGGGCCCCGCCGGCCGGTGGGTGTGCGAGGTGCGCGTGCTCGGGATGAGGGGCTCCAGGCTCTGGCTCGGCACCTTCACCACCGCTGAGATGGCAGCGCGCGCGCACGACGCCGCCGTTCTCGCGCTCTCTGGGCGCGCCGCTTGTCTCAACTTCGCCGACTCCGCCTGGCGGATGCTCCCCGTCCTCGCCGGCCCGTTCAGCACCGCCAAGGAGATCAaggacgccgtcgccgtcgccgtcctggCGTTCCAAAGGCAGCACCGGGTCGCGTCCATGGCACCATTGTCCCCTGCGCGGACAACCGATGACGAGAAGGAAATCGATGGCTCGCCGGCGCCGAGCGCCCTGTTCATGTCCAGCGAGCTGTTGAATGAGCACTGGTTTGGCGGCATGGATGCCGGATCGTTCTACTCGGAGGGCCTGTTCATGGAGTCGCCGGACACCAGACCGTGGCGGGAAGACCTCGAGCTCTGTGGCGTCGAGACACCGCCATGGAGCTACTTGTTCGACTAA